From Xiphophorus hellerii strain 12219 chromosome 9, Xiphophorus_hellerii-4.1, whole genome shotgun sequence, a single genomic window includes:
- the cdc34a gene encoding cell division cycle 34 homolog a gives MAQHGHHVASSQKALMLEMKSLQDEPVEGFKITLVDESDMYNWEVAIFGPPNTHYEGGYFKARIKFPIDYPYSPPAFRFLTKMWHPNIYENGDVCISILHPPVDDPQSGELPSERWNPTQNVRTILLSVISLLNEPNTFSPANVDASVMYRKWRDSKGKDREYIEIIRKQVLSTKADAERDGVKVPTTLDEYCVRTQVPPTDDGSNLLYDDYYDDEELDEDEEEDNEDCCYDEDDSGTEDS, from the exons ATGGCTCAGCATGGGCACCATGTAGCCAGTTCACAAAAAGCACTGATGCTGGAGATGAAGAGCCTCCAGGATGAACCGGTGGAGGGATTCAAGATAACTTTGGTGGACGAGTCGGACATGTACAACTGGGAAGTGGCGATATTCGGACCCCCAAACACGCACTACGAGGGTGGTTATTTTAAG GCTCGGATCAAGTTTCCTATTGATTATCCGTACTCTCCACCTGCCTTTCGCTTCCTCACCAAAATGTGGCATCCCAACATCTATGAG AATGGAGACGTGTGCATTTCTATCCTACATCCACCGGTGGACGATCCTCAGAGTGGAGAACTCCCTTCAGAGAGGTGGAACCCCACGCAGAATGTCAG GACCATCCTGCTCAGCGTCATCTCGCTGCTGAACGAACCCAACACATTCTCCCCAGCCAACGTGGACGCCTCTGTGATGTACCGCAAATGGAGGGACAGCAAGGGGAAAGACAGAGAATACATCGAGATTATAAG GAAACAGGTGCTGTCGACCAAAGCGGATGCGGAGCGGGACGGCGTCAAAGTTCCCACCACCTTGGACGAATACTGCGTCCGCACTCAAGTCCCACCCACAGACGACGGCTCCAACCTCTTATACGACGACTACTATGACGATGAGGAGCTGGAcgaagatgaggaggaagacAATGAGGACTGTTGCTATGACGAGGATGACTCTGGCACAGAGGACTCCTGA